The Arachis duranensis cultivar V14167 chromosome 9, aradu.V14167.gnm2.J7QH, whole genome shotgun sequence genomic sequence attttttgtattaaaatcgtccttttttaaaaaaattttaattttattccaaaaatacccttattttaataataaaaaaatttataaaataaaaaaagaaaagaacacgTTGNNNNNNNNNNNNNNNNNNNNNNNNNNNNNNNNNNNNNNNNNNNNNNNNNNNNNNNNNNNNNNNNNNNNNNNNNNNNNNNNNNNNNNNNNNNNNNNNNNNNNNNNNNNNNNNNNNNNNNNNNNNNNNNNNNNNNNNNNNNNNNNNNNNNNNNNNNNNNNNNNNNNNNNNNNNNNNNNNNNNNNNNNNNNNNNNNNNNNNNNNNNNNNNNNNNNNNNNNNNNNNNNNNNNNNNNNNNNNNNNNNNNNNNNNNNNNNNNNNNNNNNNNNNNNNNNNNNNNNNNNNNNNNNNNNNNNNNNNNNNNNNNNNNNNNNNNNNNNNNNNNNNNNNNNNNNNNNNNNNNNNNNNNNNNNNNNNNNNNNNNNNNNNNNNNNNNNNNNNNNNNNNNNNNNNNNNNNNNNNNNNNNNNNNNNNNNNNNNNNNNNNNNNNNNNNNNNNNNNNNNNGAGGGAGAGGGGGAAGGGGAAGGGGGGAGAGGGGACGGCGCCGGCGAAGCTTGGAGCTACCGTCGCCGTCGccggaagaaagaagaaaggagaccCTGCGACGGCACGCCTCCTCCGACGCAGCTTGACGGCGACCCTGTGGCAGCTGACAGTGACGGATCTGGCAGCACAGGCGGCTATGGGCGGAGCAGTTCCCTCCTTCGCAGTCCTCTCTCACCTCAGTCCTGGTTCGCAGAAGAGATGGCTTTTCGGACAGCAGCAGCGGTGGTTTTGCATCTGCTTCTTCAGCTTCTTCTTCTGCTGCATCTACTTCTGCAGTTTCTTCTTCTGCATCTGCTTCTGCTTGAatgcatcttcttcttctgcatctgCTTCTGCTTGAGTTTCTTTTTCTGATTCTATGACTGTTTCTGCTTCTACATTTGTGATTGcctttgtttttgattttgatttgttgttttttgatttggttgttgaatttggattgattttgggttgatttgttgaattttttatttctgaatttattgaattgatttttggattTGTTGAATTTGTGAAATACACTGTGGTTCTTGCAGGGAAATTGGTTACCTTCTGCACTATGAGACCTTTGTTTTTGTGTGGGTTTTGATGGGTTTTGATTTGAATGGATTTTTGGTGTGTTAACTGGGTTTGCTTTCAGTGTACTGCAAGTGTAACTGTTAGGTGTTTGTGGAATTAGGGATTTCAAGTGGAATTAGGTGTTTGTGTAACTGGGTTTGCTTTTGAAGATGATTGAAGATCATGATGCTCGTGGTAgtgaaaggagaagagaaaggtTGAAGAAAATGTGCTGGTGGTAGTGGAGGAAATTTTTGTccagaaaaaattaaaaggacgattttaatacgaaaaaatacgttaaggatgattttaaatcaaAGGATACATTAGAGACGGGTTTGATTCCGACCCTCAACGtgagggaccaaaacaatactttatATTACAACCGGTAACATTTCAACGTAAAAAATTACTGATGTAACATGTTTTGGTTTCAGTATACATATCTCTTTTCTCGTGGGTGGGGGTGGGGGGGAGAGAggaagggtatttttgtccaaaaaaaataaaaagaacgattttaatacgaaaaaaaacgTTAAGTACGATTCTAAATTGAAAATTAGATCAGGGACGGGTTCGATTCCGACCCTCAACGtgagggaccaaaacaatacttatgcATAACtattgatgtatttttttttttttgaaatgatgatgattataGAATATGAATTTGTTTGATTTACTGAACATTATCGAAGATAAGCTTGTGGTGGTGACAACAATTGAAATGTTAGTAGCTGAAGATGAGGGTTCGAAGAAAAAAGAATTTGGTAATGATGGAAAACAATTAAAGATTGGAATGATGGTGGTGAAGAATTGGAGATTGGAAGTGGAGTTGAGTAAGTTAGTAGAGGTAGTTTAAAAAATTTCGATAATTTTTAAGATTATCATAGTTTTGTCAAtcgaaatttatttttcttgaataTAAAATCAGTTTTATTTTTTCGTAAGTAAATTTATCagcattttaaatttatagataaaaataataatttactccaaaaaatattaatataaattttaaaaaaaattaaacctaaaaGTTAAAGGAgataaatgaaaataattataGTTTTTTATTGGATAACAATAGTTGGTACCATAGTTGTAAAAACAGATTAAATCGATCGTTTTGACTGAAAAATCAGTAAATTAGACTCTAATTGGTCTAGTCCAGCCTAAAGACCGTTTAAGGTCAAGAATTGGTAAGAACCGATTAAGTTGGTGAAAATCGGTTAGAATCGATAAATATTGGTGAAAAATTGGTCCAACTAAACTGTTCaagagaaaattttaaaattaataaaaatgtaatttaaAACTGGATCCTCCTTGTACTACATGATCCTCTTACCATTAAGTTATGTTATTTTTCGTTATTTCATatgctaattattaattatatagtaaaATCTCACAATAATTtgttagatattattttaattttatattcacttatatttgaattaattatatttttaattattcataattattaatataaaaatattaaaattttatatacttatttaataataattgaattataatttattgaaatttaattgtatttaaaatattagttagaatatatattttaaattttaattttagaattttgtctattttatatttttatttacatatcCGTTCTACTAATAAATCGGTTTAATTATTGGTtcggtttttaaaaaattaaataagcgACACGGTGCCGTTTTGGAACAAGTGATAAAAGTCCCACCTCCCAACTTCCAAACCCTCTTGAAACCCCTTCCTTCCTTTCCTTTTCACGAACACACTGTGAAGTCGAGGAGAGTCTCCTTCCGTCTCTCTCTCTCCGCCGCAACCTCCGACCAAGTACGATGTTTCGCAGGATCTGCTCCAACCGTTCGTCCTGGGCCCACAATGCTTCCCGACCTACCAACAAGCTCCTCCCCGCCGCTGCTCCCCCACCGCCCCCCGGAGCGCGCGGCGTCATCACTCGCCGCGCCGCCGGAACCCTTGCTTTCCTGCGGTTCCTTGGTGCCACCACGTTAAAACCCTAGAATTTAATTATGCCTTTTTGTTTTGCTGGATACTTAATGTTTCTGTTATCAAtcaatgcttttttttttctttttgcaggaGAATCCGGAATCAGAATCCGAGAGGACCATGCTAAATCAACCTCCATTGCTTCTTCCTTTGCTAGGTCGATGTCTTCCAAAGCATCAGATGAATCAGGCAGAAGAACAAGGCGAAATACTGATGAGGTTTGAATGTAgagcttttttattttaaatattatttatttatttatttacttgttTGAAAGGTTAGGGACGTAGTAGGtttcaataatttattattttacgaTGTTTTAatcttagttattttaattttccacTTTATGCTGCATTAGTGCTTCTTTGGCAATGACATTTGTAAGTTTAACATCCAACAATTAATTTGCCATGATCAGTTACTCATATAGACACCTCAATACAGAATACAACATAATCTTAATATAATTTCTCTCAACAATAACATAATATACTAGTAAGAAGAATAACACTACAATAATAAGCAATATCTTTACCTTCTATTATACTCTCATAATAGCGAGGAAGTGAAGACTCTCAACTAAGTCCATTAACTTATGAACTTCAATTGAATGATACCTTTAAATATGATGCCTGTTTATAGGCTTGATTTGCTAATTTCCTTAATCACTAAGTGTGAAGTTAGGTGGTGATTTTGGTTGACTATAGGTTTTTAACTTGGTTTTCACTTTGACTTGTTAAAGGCAGCAAGCTTTGTCCACAATTTGAAGAACTTCCGGCTCATGTCATCTATTTCACAACTTTGACAAATTGATTTAATTACCAACAATGTTTAACCCATGGCTAGACTCAATTGATCTTAagtgttttcttttttgtttgtttcagtATCATGAAATGGCGTATCTTATACCTTCTTTGCTGTGGTAAAGCTTAATGATTAATCTTTATTTCAATGattgttttattaaataatcatttttttCTCCTGTATAGTTGGTTATGAGAGAATTCATTAATGTTTGGTTGATCATgatttttaacattattttctttctggtattgtacaaaaataaaaagtttcaaTGTAACTAAAAGTGTATGGAgtaattatttgtatattatataATGTTTGCTTTGATACTGGAGGTAAGTCAGGTAAAATCACAATAATGTGTATACTATACAAGAAGCTCTGCTCAAATTTTAGCTTTTTCTTCCACCGTTCCACGTGTATGCTTAAATCAGCTTAAAATTGGGGGAAATAAAGCTTCTTAAGCTATTTTTGCTGAATCACCTAAACAagctgaaaatttttaaaacaactTTTCGATGGGTAAAAAAGGAGTTCCCGAACATGCAATACACAGTAATATTAAGGACCGTAATATAGATTAtttatcatttccctttttttatAGACCAAAAAGGAGATAACAAATGTTGAAGATCCGTATAGTGCTCCAACATATAATATTCCGGAGAAGCCAGTGACATTTGTGGAGGGTGCATCCTACAGTGTCATCATTCTTGCTGGGCTTGGGATTGCAGCTGCCGCAGGATATGCTGTTTTCAAGGAACTTATATTTGAACCAAAGGAGTACGTGTCTAATCTTTTTGCTGAGTTTATGTTATGTAAGATCATAATTTAAGGtatttttgtttgaattgtTGGCCTTCCAATGTATCTTATGCGCAGTCACGTTGAATCTATCTCAATTAattttcttcaatatttttcCCCTAACTTGATAACAGGTATAAGATCTATAACAAGGCTCTCAAAAGAATTCAAGATGACAGTCAGGTGAATGGAAaacaatttctttcctttcttccaTATCACCTTTTGTGAATATCAAAATGCATTTCGATGCCAAAGAACCAATATAAAAATCAGGACTCAAGATTTTGTTAGTTGGACACAATAAGAAGCTTATAGTTCGGTAAATCACCATTTGTTGGAGCCATATATGGGCAACTGAAATATTTCTATATAGTAAGGTTTCTTAGCTCATGGAAGGTTTTCAAGCAGATCTTGCTTTTAAGATGTCTGATTTTGTGTTTCGATTTTGTTAACAGGTTTTTCCTTGATGCTGTATAATCAGATGGTTGAAAATCTGGAATTTATAAACATAGAATCTTGGTCATATATACCTATTTAATCAGTCATTTAAAACCCTTATATTTATACAGAGTAAAGGTGTTGTTGATGTGTTTGGGACTTGGTGAAGGACTTGTATATGCTATATTTACCAAACCTGTGTATACAAAAGGTTCTAAATTAATGACCCTTGACACTTAATTGAAGAATGATTCCTTCTACATTTTTGACAGACACTTAATTCAGCACATGCATTTTATTGTGTGTAGTAATTATTGCAAATGCCAAGTTCAGTTAAAATTTGCACATACCAGGCTAATCAAAGTATACCTTTGAAGTTAAATTTTGAATGATAAATAGTAGCAAATTCTCTACTGGTCTATTTTTTACTTTCACTGGATTTGCCATGTACCAGATTAGGGTGAGGATTGGATCCCCAATTACGGGCTACGGTCAGGAGAGTAGAAACCGTGCTGCTCGCCAAAGAATTCCTAACAGAGTATGGACTGATGAAGAAGGTGCTGAGCATGTAGAGGTAAAGTTATTGGCATTTGGtaaatttatttctaaaatttctaGATGACTGCGAAACTTTATGAGGGCTATTTGCATAGATCTCTGGAATCAATaactcattaaaaaaattatggtgGAGAGGGACATAAAGatgaaaagaaaaggagagaaaagTCTTTGCTGAGATGTTACCATATATTTTATCCGTAATATGATCCTCAGTTCTCACACAAATATTTTCTATTGGGTTACAGGTTAATTTCTATATCCGGGGTCCGAATGGACATGGAAAAGTCTTTGCTGAGATGTTCAAAGATACAGTGGATAAAGAATGGAAGTTCACGTATTTGATTGTCGAAATTAGAGCACCTTCTCAAGCCCAAATAATGCTGGAGTCATATATTCCAGCTTACAATGCAAACAAGTAGCTTAGATGAGAAAGGTTTCTCTCTGCACCATTGCCTGATTACTCAGTCTATTGATTCTAGATAGTTAGCATGCTTCTTTTTTATACGAAGATTGCAGTTCTTAGCAGATTTTAGATATAGCACTGCCACACTGTTCTCCTGTTTCACCCGGAACACAATAAANNNNNNNNNNNNNNNNNNNNNNNNNNNNNNNNNNNNNNNNNNNNNNNNNNNNNNNNNNNNNNNNNNNNNNNNNGAAGTCACAAAGTCTTAATTTCCTTTCGTTAATTTGTTCCATAtgtgcatttagttagtttaccTGCTGCAACATGCAAATGATAGCTGTTGTGGCACACAATCTCTTATGTTTGTTACATTACATTCTTGTCCTTCATGATTGGCCCAATTATACAACTAAACTCTTGCTTACACTAGCTAGTTTATGAATGTTGCTGTGGTTGATACTTGTGTTTTTTTTGTCTCTGTACATTCTTTTATAACACACTATACTGTCATCTAATCGATATGGCCAGTCCGACCTCCCCCTCNNNNNNNNNNNNNNNNNNtcgctttttttttttgttttttttttagttttactgTGTAATTCTATTTAAATAGACAAAATATCCAGTTCTTGTGATTTACATTTAAACAGaactagaataataaaaattctaattgcATAAAGCGCTCAATGCAGGTATTTGATCTTTGGTCCTTTACTGGAGGCTGCACGATTCAGCGATCAGCATATTGACCACCTTAGCCAGTTCAAGTTCCTTAAGGGATAAAGTGGAAAGAAGGATAGACAATTAAAGAGTCACAAATAAGATGAGAAACTGGATCCCCAATCTCAGGTTCAGTaatgtttttttctttcatttagaACCTGCAGATATGAGGAAAGAGTTATGGACAGGGATCTTAGTTTTGATGACCCAGAGAAATTGCGTTGTCCTTGATGGCAATTGGGAGTGCCATGTACTTATTTGTTATTTTCAGTTTTTCATATACCTTGTCAAAAGTCCATCGAGTTGCTGGAGTGTACCATGCTAATTTTTTAGAGATGAATAAGTAGGTGTCTGTAGTCCAAacaggaaaaaaagaaaaaaaaaaaaagaagaaaaaatggatATGGAGTATTTGAGGTTGATATTGGTTGTGGCCTATTTCAAAATGGGAATGTTTGAGTGGATTTCTAACAGACCAACAACTATTGATATTGTTATAGACAAGGCTAATCATTCATTATTATCGAATAACCGAGTATACGAAGTTATAAGTTTA encodes the following:
- the LOC107465975 gene encoding probable mitochondrial import inner membrane translocase subunit TIM21, which encodes MFRRICSNRSSWAHNASRPTNKLLPAAAPPPPPGARGVITRRAAGTLAFLRFLGESGIRIREDHAKSTSIASSFARSMSSKASDESGRRTRRNTDETKKEITNVEDPYSAPTYNIPEKPVTFVEGASYSVIILAGLGIAAAAGYAVFKELIFEPKEYKIYNKALKRIQDDSQIRVRIGSPITGYGQESRNRAARQRIPNRVWTDEEGAEHVEVNFYIRGPNGHGKVFAEMFKDTVDKEWKFTYLIVEIRAPSQAQIMLESYIPAYNANK